The following are encoded together in the Nocardioides okcheonensis genome:
- a CDS encoding bifunctional 3'-5' exonuclease/DNA polymerase — protein MTRVQLSRLPGERVRITEAGTSIEIDLADLPTYVARREPDDPRWVWDDTARWYPPLLAQGVRVGRCHDLRLGHHLLRRAPEVDQGLLDGADRPHWDRLGPAVAGDPVLFSADAAAEHLGADAEDERQTAAVRASPASPRLALLLAAESAGALAAAEMTHAGVPWRVDVHQEILTGLLGPRPPRGARPMLLEEAAAEVRRLLRSPALNPDSRPDLLAALRRAEVEVPDTRASTLRQVDHPVVEPLLRYKKLAHLFQTVGWAWSDEWVSAGRFRPVYQPAGSATGRWSSNGGGALSFPAVVRPAAVADDGWVLVVADVAQLEPRVLAGMSGDTALARAARGADLYQGMVDDGAVASRQHAKLGLLGAMYGATSGESGRMAADLARRYPRAFGLVEDAARVGERGQVVRTLLGRGCPALGGSWQEEPDAPPDDLTGLDRRRRAYGRFTRNFVVQGTGAEWALCWIADLRNRLWALGGDGPLEARAHLVFFLHDEVVVHAPADRADEVVAAVGAAADTAARLLFRDLPVDFPLSVSVVRSYADAAKGATPAGDPPG, from the coding sequence ATGACCCGCGTCCAGCTCTCCCGCCTGCCGGGCGAGCGGGTGCGGATCACCGAGGCCGGCACGTCGATCGAGATCGACCTGGCCGACCTGCCGACGTACGTCGCCCGGCGCGAGCCCGACGACCCACGCTGGGTGTGGGACGACACCGCCCGGTGGTACCCCCCGCTGCTCGCGCAGGGCGTGCGGGTCGGTCGCTGCCACGACCTCCGGCTCGGCCACCACCTGCTCCGTCGTGCGCCGGAGGTCGACCAGGGGCTCCTCGACGGCGCCGACCGCCCGCACTGGGACCGGCTCGGGCCGGCCGTGGCCGGGGACCCGGTGCTGTTCAGCGCCGACGCCGCCGCCGAGCACCTGGGCGCGGACGCCGAGGACGAGCGGCAGACGGCCGCCGTGCGGGCCTCTCCGGCGTCGCCCCGGCTGGCGCTGTTGCTGGCCGCCGAGTCGGCCGGTGCGCTGGCGGCGGCCGAGATGACCCACGCGGGCGTGCCGTGGCGGGTCGACGTCCACCAGGAGATCCTCACCGGGCTGCTCGGCCCGCGGCCACCACGAGGAGCGCGGCCGATGCTGCTCGAGGAGGCCGCTGCGGAGGTGCGGCGCCTCCTCCGCAGCCCCGCCCTGAACCCCGACTCGCGGCCCGACCTGCTGGCGGCGCTGCGGCGGGCCGAGGTCGAGGTGCCCGACACCCGCGCGTCGACCCTGCGCCAGGTCGACCACCCGGTGGTCGAGCCGCTGCTGCGCTACAAGAAGCTCGCCCACCTGTTCCAGACGGTCGGCTGGGCGTGGAGCGACGAGTGGGTGTCCGCCGGGCGGTTCCGCCCGGTCTACCAGCCCGCCGGCTCCGCCACCGGGCGCTGGTCCTCCAACGGCGGCGGCGCGCTGTCCTTCCCCGCGGTCGTGCGGCCGGCCGCGGTCGCCGACGACGGCTGGGTGCTGGTCGTCGCCGACGTCGCCCAGCTCGAGCCCCGGGTGCTGGCCGGGATGAGCGGCGACACCGCCCTGGCCCGTGCCGCCCGCGGCGCCGACCTCTACCAGGGCATGGTCGACGACGGCGCGGTCGCGTCGCGCCAGCACGCCAAGCTCGGCCTGCTCGGCGCGATGTACGGCGCGACCAGCGGCGAGAGCGGCCGGATGGCGGCCGACCTGGCGCGGCGTTACCCGCGCGCCTTCGGGCTCGTCGAGGACGCCGCCCGCGTCGGCGAGCGGGGACAGGTCGTCCGGACGCTGCTCGGGCGCGGCTGCCCGGCCCTCGGCGGCTCGTGGCAGGAGGAGCCCGACGCACCGCCCGACGACCTCACCGGACTCGACCGCCGGCGCCGCGCCTACGGCCGGTTCACCCGCAACTTCGTCGTCCAGGGCACGGGCGCGGAGTGGGCGCTGTGCTGGATCGCCGACCTGCGCAACCGGCTGTGGGCGCTCGGGGGCGACGGACCGCTCGAGGCACGCGCGCACCTGGTGTTCTTCCTGCACGACGAGGTCGTGGTCCACGCGCCGGCCGACCGTGCCGACGAGGTCGTGGCCGCCGTCGGGGCGGCCGCCGACACCGCCGCGCGCCTGCTCTTCCGCGACCTGCCGGTCGACTTCCCGCTCTCCGTGTCCGTCGTCCGGTCCTACGCCGACGCCGCGAAGGGAGCCACCCCTGCGGGCGATCCGCCAGGGTGA
- a CDS encoding BCCT family transporter — MEHPHEIPGLDDVHPALDAAIEPSATPERGLDKVVFGVTALVSVAFLVWGFVSTGSLADASASGLSWVMGNTGWLFVLTSSAFVVFVIWLAVGKFGNIPLGRDDEEPEFRTVSWIAMMFSAGMGIGLMFYGVSEPITHFVTPPPGTGEAGNPEAAQTAMATTMFHWTLHPWAIYAVVGLSVAYGVYRKGRLQLISSAFEPILGRHAHGVGGKAIDMFAIFATLFGSATSLGLGALQIESGLQIVAGIGDTGNAVLVGIIAVLTAAFVLSAVSGVAKGIQWLSNINMVLAIGLALFVFVVGPTVFMLNLVPTSIGSYVADLPMMAARTAAEGSETSDWLSSWTVFYWAWWLSWTPFVGMFIARISRGRTIRQFVTGVLLVPSLVSVVWFCIFGGAAIDLQKAGTDIAGAGGLENQLFSTLAAYPLATISSIVVMVLVGIFFVSGADAASIVMGTLSERGTTHPSRPTVIFWGVATGAVAAVMLLVGGADALTGLQTITVIAALPFVVIMIGLATALVKDLGQDPMVVRRKYAIEAVEAAVITGVTEHGDDFVISVEKDPEA; from the coding sequence ATGGAACACCCCCACGAGATTCCCGGCCTCGACGACGTGCACCCCGCGCTCGACGCGGCGATCGAACCCTCCGCGACCCCCGAGCGCGGCCTGGACAAGGTCGTCTTCGGCGTCACGGCGCTGGTCAGCGTCGCGTTCCTGGTGTGGGGCTTCGTCAGCACCGGCAGCCTCGCCGACGCCTCGGCGAGCGGCCTGTCGTGGGTCATGGGCAACACCGGATGGCTGTTCGTCCTGACCTCGAGCGCGTTCGTCGTCTTCGTGATCTGGCTGGCGGTCGGCAAGTTCGGCAACATCCCGCTCGGTCGCGACGACGAGGAGCCGGAGTTCCGCACGGTGTCGTGGATCGCGATGATGTTCAGCGCGGGCATGGGCATCGGCCTGATGTTCTACGGCGTCAGCGAGCCGATCACCCACTTCGTCACGCCGCCGCCCGGCACCGGTGAGGCCGGCAACCCCGAGGCCGCCCAGACCGCGATGGCCACCACAATGTTCCACTGGACGCTGCACCCGTGGGCGATCTACGCCGTGGTCGGCCTCTCCGTCGCCTACGGCGTCTACCGCAAGGGCCGCCTCCAGCTGATCAGCTCGGCGTTCGAGCCCATCCTCGGCCGCCACGCCCACGGCGTCGGCGGCAAGGCGATCGACATGTTCGCGATCTTCGCGACCCTCTTCGGCTCGGCCACCTCGCTCGGCCTCGGCGCCCTGCAGATCGAGTCCGGCCTGCAGATCGTCGCCGGCATCGGCGACACCGGCAACGCCGTGCTCGTCGGCATCATCGCCGTCCTGACCGCCGCCTTCGTGCTCTCCGCGGTGTCCGGCGTCGCCAAGGGCATCCAGTGGCTGTCCAACATCAACATGGTGCTCGCGATCGGTCTCGCGCTCTTCGTGTTCGTGGTGGGCCCGACCGTCTTCATGCTCAACCTGGTCCCGACGTCGATCGGCTCCTACGTGGCCGACCTGCCGATGATGGCCGCGCGCACCGCCGCCGAGGGCTCCGAGACGAGCGACTGGCTCTCCTCGTGGACCGTCTTCTACTGGGCCTGGTGGCTGTCGTGGACGCCGTTCGTCGGCATGTTCATCGCGCGCATCTCGCGCGGTCGCACCATCCGCCAGTTCGTCACCGGCGTGCTGCTCGTCCCGAGCCTGGTGAGCGTCGTGTGGTTCTGCATCTTCGGCGGCGCGGCCATCGACCTGCAGAAGGCCGGCACCGACATCGCCGGCGCCGGCGGGCTGGAGAACCAGCTGTTCAGCACCCTCGCGGCGTACCCGCTGGCCACGATCTCCAGCATCGTGGTCATGGTCCTGGTCGGCATCTTCTTCGTCTCCGGCGCCGACGCGGCCTCGATCGTGATGGGCACGCTGTCCGAGCGCGGCACCACCCACCCGTCGCGCCCGACCGTCATCTTCTGGGGCGTCGCGACCGGCGCCGTCGCCGCGGTGATGCTGCTCGTCGGCGGAGCGGACGCGCTGACCGGCCTGCAGACGATTACCGTCATCGCCGCCCTGCCGTTCGTCGTGATCATGATCGGCCTCGCCACCGCCCTGGTGAAGGACCTCGGCCAGGACCCGATGGTGGTGCGCCGCAAGTACGCCATCGAGGCCGTCGAGGCGGCCGTCATCACCGGTGTCACCGAGCACGGCGACGACTTCGTGATCTCGGTCGAGAAGGACCCCGAGGCCTGA
- a CDS encoding LysR family substrate-binding domain-containing protein — protein sequence MIAPLRVGFVTGATPDKWARSWRAARRETLHLVPTTEADQVDGVRDGSLDMAIVRLPVDRDGLHCVRLYDEVQVVVASKDHLVAAADDEVALADLADEQLVRPHPSGWTPSAAQLDWPPMTEREAVETVAAGTGVVIVPMSVARLHQRKDVVTRVVADLEPTTIALVWLVERDDDVTQAFVGTTKGRTPNSSR from the coding sequence ATGATCGCTCCCCTCCGCGTCGGCTTCGTGACCGGCGCGACCCCTGACAAGTGGGCGCGCAGCTGGCGTGCGGCCCGGCGCGAGACGCTCCACCTCGTGCCGACCACCGAGGCCGACCAGGTCGACGGCGTGCGCGACGGCAGCCTCGACATGGCGATCGTCCGGCTCCCGGTCGACCGCGACGGGCTGCACTGCGTGCGGCTCTACGACGAGGTGCAGGTGGTCGTCGCGTCGAAGGACCACCTCGTCGCCGCGGCCGACGACGAGGTCGCCCTCGCCGACCTCGCCGACGAGCAGCTGGTGCGTCCGCACCCGAGCGGCTGGACGCCGTCCGCCGCGCAGCTCGACTGGCCGCCGATGACCGAGCGGGAGGCGGTCGAGACCGTCGCCGCCGGCACGGGGGTGGTGATCGTGCCGATGTCGGTCGCGCGGCTGCACCAGCGCAAGGACGTCGTCACCCGGGTGGTGGCCGACCTCGAGCCGACCACCATCGCGCTGGTCTGGCTCGTCGAGCGCGACGACGACGTGACCCAGGCGTTCGTGGGGACCACGAAGGGCCGCACCCCCAACAGCTCGCGGTGA
- a CDS encoding nucleosidase produces the protein MSRSVLVVSATTAEAAHVPPDLPLVITGMGKTAAATATARALAAYDDLSGLTVVNIGTAGALRPGLTGLFEPGSVLNHDLSADVVRALGHDPQERLEVGESEVVLATGDVFVSDPVVRDALAERAHLVDMEGYAVAYAAQQAGVPVRLVKHVSDAADESALDWPSLVAASAVVLGEWLATEL, from the coding sequence GTGAGCCGGAGCGTCCTGGTCGTCTCGGCCACGACCGCCGAGGCGGCGCACGTGCCGCCCGACCTCCCGCTCGTGATCACCGGCATGGGCAAGACCGCCGCCGCGACTGCGACCGCGCGTGCCCTCGCGGCGTACGACGACCTCTCCGGCCTGACCGTGGTCAACATCGGCACGGCCGGCGCGCTGCGCCCCGGGCTGACCGGCCTGTTCGAGCCCGGCTCGGTGCTCAACCACGACCTGAGCGCGGACGTCGTCCGCGCCCTCGGCCACGACCCGCAGGAGCGGCTCGAGGTGGGGGAGTCCGAGGTGGTGCTGGCGACCGGCGACGTCTTCGTCAGCGACCCCGTCGTCCGTGACGCGCTCGCCGAGCGCGCGCACCTCGTCGACATGGAGGGCTACGCCGTGGCCTACGCCGCGCAGCAGGCCGGCGTGCCCGTGCGCCTGGTCAAGCACGTCTCGGACGCGGCCGACGAGTCCGCGCTCGACTGGCCGAGCCTGGTGGCCGCCTCGGCGGTCGTCCTCGGGGAGTGGCTCGCCACCGAGCTCTGA
- a CDS encoding sulfotransferase, protein MVTVRDLQHVFVMTYGRSGSTLLMGILNSIPGWLVRGENRHAMRHLYDFHRTGLAERDRVDAARASQPTHPWFGIEGFPEVASLQHIRALAEATLMRPEHDTRVTGYKEIRWYDADLPDYLAFLQQVFPGARFVLNTRNLEDVAASNYWTHKDDPLAQVTAIEEKMLAAAAGLGDAVHRVHYDDYVADPEVLRGLFDWLGETYDQNRVEAVLATPHSRRGKHRDAE, encoded by the coding sequence GTGGTGACCGTGCGCGACCTCCAGCACGTCTTCGTGATGACCTACGGCCGGTCGGGCTCGACCCTGCTCATGGGCATCCTCAACTCGATCCCCGGATGGCTGGTCCGCGGCGAGAACCGGCACGCCATGCGGCACCTCTACGACTTCCACCGCACCGGCCTGGCTGAGCGGGACCGCGTCGACGCCGCGCGGGCGAGCCAGCCGACGCACCCGTGGTTCGGCATCGAGGGGTTCCCCGAGGTCGCGTCGCTGCAGCACATCCGGGCGCTCGCCGAGGCGACCCTGATGCGGCCCGAGCACGACACGCGGGTCACCGGCTACAAGGAGATCCGCTGGTACGACGCCGACCTGCCCGACTACCTCGCGTTCCTGCAGCAGGTCTTCCCGGGCGCCCGGTTCGTCCTCAACACCCGCAACCTCGAGGACGTCGCGGCCAGCAACTACTGGACCCACAAGGACGACCCCCTCGCCCAGGTGACGGCGATCGAGGAGAAGATGCTCGCCGCGGCGGCGGGCCTCGGCGACGCGGTGCACCGGGTGCACTACGACGACTACGTCGCCGACCCGGAGGTGCTGCGGGGACTCTTCGACTGGCTGGGCGAGACCTACGACCAGAACCGCGTCGAGGCCGTGCTCGCCACCCCGCACTCGCGCCGCGGCAAGCACCGGGACGCCGAGTGA
- a CDS encoding GuaB1 family IMP dehydrogenase-related protein, with translation MQFLDGATPPHDLTYDDVFMVPRHSAVASRYDVDLATSDGTGATLPLVVANMTAIAGKRMAETVARRGGLTVIPQDIPIPVVADVVAWVKRRHHVFDTPIELRPDQTVAEALSLIPKRAHRAAVVVQDGRPVGVVSEADCADVDRFAQVGSVMNRDVVTVSAGTDPREVYDAIERAKAPLAVAVSEEGGLVGVLTRLGALRATLYTPALDERGGLRIAAAVGVNGEVAERAEQLLAAGVDCLVVDTAHGHQDRMVQALRSVRALSPTVPVAAGNVVSAEGTRALVEAGADIVKVGVGPGAMCTTRMMTGVGRPQFSAVLECAAAARELGKHVWADGGVRHPRDVALALAAGASSVMIGSWFAGTHESPGDLVHDVDGRPFKISFGMASARAVANRTAAESSYDRARKGLYEEGISSSRMYLDPQRPGVEDLIDQICSGVRSSCTYAGAATLAELHDNALVGVQSAAGFHEGRPLERSW, from the coding sequence GTGCAGTTCCTCGACGGCGCGACGCCGCCCCACGACCTGACCTACGACGACGTGTTCATGGTGCCGCGGCACTCCGCGGTCGCCAGCCGCTACGACGTCGACCTCGCCACCTCCGACGGCACGGGCGCGACGCTGCCCCTCGTCGTCGCGAACATGACCGCGATCGCGGGCAAGAGGATGGCCGAGACGGTGGCTCGCCGCGGTGGGCTCACGGTGATCCCGCAGGACATCCCGATCCCGGTGGTCGCGGACGTGGTGGCGTGGGTCAAGCGGCGCCACCACGTGTTCGACACCCCCATCGAGCTGCGCCCCGACCAGACGGTCGCCGAGGCGCTCTCGCTGATCCCCAAGCGGGCCCACCGCGCCGCCGTGGTCGTCCAGGACGGCCGGCCCGTTGGCGTGGTGTCCGAGGCCGACTGCGCCGACGTCGACCGCTTCGCGCAGGTCGGCTCGGTGATGAACCGTGACGTCGTGACGGTGTCGGCCGGCACGGACCCGCGCGAGGTCTACGACGCGATCGAGCGGGCGAAGGCCCCGCTGGCGGTCGCGGTCTCGGAGGAGGGCGGCCTGGTCGGTGTCCTCACCCGGCTCGGTGCCCTGCGGGCGACGCTCTACACGCCCGCCCTCGACGAGCGTGGCGGCCTCCGCATCGCCGCCGCCGTGGGCGTCAACGGGGAGGTCGCCGAGCGCGCCGAGCAGCTCCTCGCCGCGGGCGTCGACTGCCTCGTGGTCGACACCGCGCACGGCCACCAGGACCGGATGGTCCAGGCGCTGCGGTCCGTGCGCGCCCTGTCGCCGACGGTCCCGGTCGCGGCCGGCAACGTCGTGTCGGCCGAGGGCACCCGAGCGCTGGTCGAGGCCGGGGCGGACATCGTCAAGGTCGGCGTCGGCCCCGGCGCGATGTGCACCACCCGGATGATGACCGGGGTCGGCCGCCCCCAGTTCTCGGCCGTGCTGGAGTGCGCGGCCGCGGCGCGCGAGCTCGGCAAGCACGTGTGGGCCGACGGCGGCGTACGCCACCCGCGCGACGTGGCCCTGGCGCTGGCCGCGGGCGCGTCCTCGGTGATGATCGGCTCCTGGTTCGCCGGCACGCACGAGTCGCCCGGCGACCTCGTGCACGACGTCGACGGCCGGCCGTTCAAGATCTCCTTCGGCATGGCGTCCGCACGCGCGGTCGCCAACCGCACGGCGGCCGAGTCGTCGTACGACCGGGCCCGCAAGGGGCTCTACGAGGAGGGCATCTCCTCCTCGCGGATGTACCTCGACCCCCAGCGCCCGGGCGTCGAGGACCTCATCGACCAGATCTGCTCCGGCGTGCGCTCCTCGTGCACCTACGCCGGCGCCGCGACCCTCGCCGAGCTCCACGACAACGCCCTGGTGGGCGTGCAGTCGGCGGCGGGCTTCCACGAGGGCCGACCGCTCGAGCGGTCCTGGTGA
- a CDS encoding pyridoxal-dependent decarboxylase yields the protein MPDQPGHMSPEEFRRQGHAAIDWIADYWASLDDLPVRSQVAPGDVRALLPASAPEQGEPFDAVLADLDRVVVPGLTHWQHPRFLAYFPANSSPAAILGDLLSSGIGAQGMIWATSPAVTEVEQVVLDWFGEALGLPAAFRNDGPGGGVIQDTASTATLTALLAALHRASGGDVRRHGTGLERWTVHGSTQAHSSLVKAAMMAGLGEESVRTVRVDPVTQAMDVDALRDALAADVAEGRRPVMVHVASGSTSTGATDDVAAVVEVARGHDDLWVHVDAAWAGVAAVCPELRDHLRGVEDVDSFVTNPHKWLLTTFDCSTFWVRDRAALTGALSILPEYLRNAATESGAVVDYRDWHPQLGRRFRALKLWAVLRTYGLEGLRAHVRSGVELARRVADHVAADDRFEMVTEPSLSLVVFRLRAGDEQTLAAMEAVNASGEAYLSHTVVEGRAAIRIAVGSWRTTEADVDRTWRALQAAAAR from the coding sequence ATGCCAGACCAGCCGGGGCACATGTCGCCCGAGGAGTTCCGCCGCCAGGGCCACGCGGCCATCGACTGGATCGCCGACTACTGGGCCTCGCTCGACGACCTCCCGGTGCGCTCGCAGGTCGCCCCGGGTGACGTCCGCGCGCTGCTCCCCGCGTCGGCGCCGGAGCAGGGGGAGCCGTTCGACGCGGTGCTCGCCGACCTCGACCGCGTCGTCGTGCCCGGCCTCACCCACTGGCAGCACCCGCGGTTCCTCGCCTACTTCCCGGCCAACTCCTCGCCCGCGGCGATCCTCGGCGACCTGCTCTCCAGCGGCATCGGCGCGCAGGGGATGATCTGGGCCACCAGCCCGGCGGTGACCGAGGTGGAGCAGGTCGTCCTCGACTGGTTCGGCGAGGCGCTGGGCCTGCCCGCGGCGTTCCGCAACGACGGCCCCGGCGGCGGCGTCATCCAGGACACCGCCTCCACCGCGACCCTGACCGCGCTGCTGGCCGCGCTGCACCGCGCCAGCGGAGGCGACGTACGCCGCCACGGCACGGGACTGGAGCGGTGGACCGTCCACGGCTCCACGCAGGCGCACTCGTCGCTGGTCAAGGCGGCGATGATGGCCGGGCTGGGGGAGGAGTCCGTGCGCACGGTGCGCGTCGACCCGGTCACCCAGGCGATGGACGTGGACGCGCTGCGCGACGCGCTCGCCGCCGACGTGGCCGAGGGCCGCCGGCCGGTGATGGTGCACGTCGCGTCCGGCTCCACGTCCACCGGCGCGACCGACGACGTCGCCGCCGTCGTGGAGGTGGCCCGTGGGCACGACGACCTGTGGGTCCACGTCGACGCCGCGTGGGCGGGCGTGGCGGCCGTGTGCCCCGAGCTCCGCGACCACCTGAGGGGCGTCGAGGACGTCGACTCGTTCGTCACCAACCCGCACAAGTGGCTGCTGACGACCTTCGACTGCAGCACGTTCTGGGTGCGGGACCGGGCCGCGCTCACGGGCGCGCTCTCGATCCTCCCGGAGTACCTCCGCAACGCCGCGACCGAGTCGGGCGCGGTCGTGGACTACCGGGACTGGCACCCGCAGCTCGGACGCCGGTTCCGGGCGCTCAAGCTCTGGGCGGTGCTGCGCACCTACGGGCTGGAGGGGTTGCGCGCCCATGTGCGGTCCGGCGTCGAGCTGGCGCGGCGGGTGGCCGACCACGTGGCGGCCGACGACCGGTTCGAGATGGTGACCGAGCCGTCGCTGTCGCTGGTCGTGTTCCGCCTCCGCGCCGGGGACGAGCAGACGCTCGCGGCGATGGAGGCCGTCAACGCCTCCGGCGAGGCCTACCTCAGCCACACCGTCGTCGAGGGACGTGCGGCGATCCGCATCGCGGTCGGCAGTTGGCGCACCACCGAGGCCGACGTCGACCGCACCTGGCGCGCGCTCCAGGCGGCCGCCGCCCGCTGA
- a CDS encoding YiaA/YiaB family inner membrane protein, whose protein sequence is MPSKTDTTAKNTAAFALQATISFGASLFAMLVAIYFMDADPWIKGFLALGTLYLTTSTFTLAKVVRDQQEDARVFHRLDQARVDKLLAEHDPFKSVS, encoded by the coding sequence ATGCCCTCCAAGACCGACACCACCGCCAAGAACACCGCCGCCTTCGCCCTGCAGGCCACCATCTCCTTCGGTGCCTCGCTCTTCGCCATGCTGGTCGCCATCTACTTCATGGACGCGGACCCGTGGATCAAGGGCTTCCTCGCCCTCGGCACGCTCTACCTGACGACCTCGACCTTCACGCTCGCCAAGGTCGTGCGCGACCAGCAGGAGGACGCACGGGTCTTCCACCGCCTCGATCAGGCCCGCGTCGACAAGCTGCTCGCCGAGCACGACCCCTTCAAGTCCGTCTCCTGA
- a CDS encoding acyl-CoA dehydrogenase family protein: MAINLETPKKHATLIDQAHQLAMNMLRPISRTYDRAEHAYPKELDMLAALIDGVSESGASSGAGAGGVRRADGPDDGRVRNGANLASVLSVAEMCWGDVALLLSMPRQGLGNSAIASVATEEQLERYRGTWAAMAITEPGTGSDSASITTTAVRDGDEYVINGEKIYVTSGDRADSVVVWATLDRDLGRAAIKSFLVRKDNPGLTVERLEHKLGIRASDTAAITFTDCRVPAEDLLGSPEIDVKSGFAGAMATFDNTRPLVAAMAVGCARASLDLTRDLLEQAGVVVDHDRPAQLQSAAAATFLRLEADWEGAQLLMMQAAWMADNRRPNSLEASMAKAKAGRVGSDVTLSCVELCGTLGYSEVELLEKWARDSKILDIFEGTQQIQQLIVARRILGLTSAQLK, from the coding sequence ATGGCGATCAACCTGGAGACCCCCAAGAAGCACGCCACGCTCATCGACCAGGCCCACCAGCTGGCGATGAACATGCTGCGGCCGATCTCACGGACCTACGACCGCGCCGAGCACGCGTACCCCAAGGAGCTCGACATGCTCGCCGCGCTGATCGACGGCGTCTCCGAGTCCGGCGCCAGCAGCGGCGCCGGCGCGGGGGGCGTACGCCGTGCGGACGGACCCGACGACGGCCGGGTCCGCAACGGCGCCAACCTCGCCTCGGTGCTCTCGGTCGCCGAGATGTGCTGGGGCGACGTCGCACTGCTGCTGTCGATGCCGCGCCAGGGACTGGGCAACTCGGCCATCGCGTCGGTCGCCACGGAGGAGCAGCTCGAGCGCTACCGCGGCACGTGGGCGGCGATGGCGATCACCGAGCCCGGCACCGGGTCCGACTCGGCCAGCATCACCACCACGGCGGTGCGCGACGGGGACGAGTACGTCATCAACGGCGAGAAGATCTACGTCACGTCGGGCGACCGCGCGGACAGCGTGGTGGTGTGGGCGACGCTCGACCGGGACCTGGGCCGGGCCGCGATCAAGTCGTTCCTGGTCCGCAAGGACAACCCGGGCCTCACGGTCGAGCGGCTCGAGCACAAGCTCGGCATCCGCGCCTCCGACACCGCTGCGATCACCTTCACCGACTGTCGCGTGCCGGCCGAGGACCTGCTCGGCTCGCCCGAGATCGACGTGAAGTCCGGTTTCGCGGGAGCGATGGCGACCTTCGACAACACCCGCCCGCTGGTGGCCGCGATGGCGGTCGGGTGTGCCCGGGCGTCGCTCGACCTGACCCGCGACCTGCTCGAGCAGGCAGGCGTGGTCGTCGACCACGACCGGCCCGCGCAGCTGCAGAGCGCCGCGGCCGCGACGTTCCTGCGGCTCGAGGCCGACTGGGAGGGCGCGCAGCTGCTGATGATGCAGGCGGCCTGGATGGCCGACAACCGCAGGCCCAACTCGCTGGAGGCCTCGATGGCCAAGGCGAAGGCCGGCCGGGTCGGGTCCGACGTCACGCTCTCCTGCGTCGAGCTGTGCGGCACGCTCGGCTACAGCGAGGTGGAGCTGCTCGAGAAGTGGGCGCGCGACTCCAAGATCCTCGACATCTTCGAGGGCACCCAGCAGATCCAGCAGCTGATCGTCGCGCGGCGGATCCTCGGGCTGACCAGCGCTCAGCTGAAATAG